A genomic region of Candidatus Marimicrobium litorale contains the following coding sequences:
- a CDS encoding chloride channel protein yields MTSATEAPLQPRSMPAILTMAAAIGVIAGIGAWGFRMLIGFVHNTLFLGSLSADYDANVHTVASPWGLGVILVPVIGALVVAWLVKNFAPEAKGHGVPEVMDAIYYNKGYIRPRVAIVKSLASAISIGSGGSVGREGPIVQIGSAFGSTLGTIFPMLVRDRVALIAAGAGAGIAATFNAPLGGILFAMELLLVSVNARNFLVVAIAVVVATHISHLLLGTQPSFYVPQLEIPFYPMFSPVLLFSFLLLGCVMGLVSVAFIRGLYKLEDIFDAMPGNYYSRHALGMLCVGIIMYLLMKQVGHYYVEGVGYATIMDILSGAVMSPWFLLMLAALKLLATCLSLGSGASGGVFSPALFMGATVGAAAGYLCQWLMPEADIAVTTFAIAGMAAAIAGTTGAVLTGIIMLAEMTRDYPSMLPMIITCTAAYGLRKAIMDESIYTMKLLARHHTVPEGLHAAILTTERIVDLMDTNFEVRLPGSDITTAAAVVVQDSKGQIVSVSTSSRENAGNPSVADLKFIVVPAKTTPLAALASLCETGADVILVTKEADSGLAADIVGLLTPAILADLLRADDTLS; encoded by the coding sequence ATGACATCCGCTACTGAAGCACCGCTCCAACCGAGAAGCATGCCGGCTATTTTGACTATGGCCGCAGCGATCGGAGTAATAGCCGGTATTGGTGCGTGGGGATTCCGGATGCTGATTGGCTTTGTTCACAACACGCTTTTTCTAGGCTCCCTGTCTGCAGATTACGACGCCAATGTACATACGGTTGCAAGCCCCTGGGGACTGGGAGTGATACTTGTCCCGGTGATTGGCGCACTTGTTGTTGCCTGGCTCGTTAAAAACTTCGCACCGGAAGCAAAAGGACATGGCGTCCCGGAGGTCATGGATGCAATTTACTATAACAAGGGATACATCCGGCCTCGCGTTGCGATAGTGAAATCGTTGGCTTCCGCTATTTCTATTGGCAGTGGTGGTTCTGTGGGGCGAGAGGGCCCTATTGTGCAGATTGGCTCCGCTTTTGGTTCCACGCTGGGAACCATCTTTCCGATGTTAGTCAGGGACCGGGTAGCCCTAATTGCCGCTGGTGCTGGCGCGGGTATCGCCGCGACTTTCAATGCACCGCTGGGCGGTATTTTGTTTGCAATGGAATTACTTCTGGTTTCGGTTAATGCTCGAAATTTTCTGGTGGTTGCGATCGCGGTAGTCGTCGCCACACATATTAGCCATTTGCTACTAGGGACTCAGCCCTCCTTTTATGTGCCTCAATTAGAGATTCCTTTTTATCCGATGTTTTCTCCAGTGCTACTTTTTTCGTTTCTGCTCTTGGGTTGCGTAATGGGACTGGTATCCGTGGCTTTCATTCGGGGCTTGTACAAACTGGAGGATATATTTGATGCGATGCCGGGTAACTACTACTCGCGCCACGCACTCGGAATGCTCTGTGTTGGCATAATTATGTACCTGTTGATGAAGCAGGTAGGCCACTACTATGTCGAAGGCGTTGGCTACGCGACGATAATGGATATTTTGAGCGGTGCTGTTATGTCCCCTTGGTTCCTTCTCATGTTGGCAGCGTTGAAGCTGCTGGCAACCTGTTTGTCCCTCGGTTCCGGCGCCTCTGGCGGTGTCTTTTCACCAGCGCTTTTTATGGGTGCCACCGTGGGCGCTGCTGCAGGTTATTTATGCCAATGGCTCATGCCGGAAGCCGATATCGCCGTCACTACTTTTGCGATCGCCGGCATGGCTGCGGCGATCGCTGGAACCACCGGCGCTGTGCTCACAGGCATCATCATGCTGGCTGAAATGACTCGAGACTACCCCAGTATGCTTCCGATGATAATCACCTGTACGGCGGCCTATGGATTGCGTAAAGCTATCATGGACGAAAGTATTTACACGATGAAACTCCTTGCACGACACCACACGGTGCCCGAGGGTTTGCATGCTGCAATACTAACCACAGAGCGTATCGTCGATTTAATGGACACCAATTTCGAGGTCCGTTTGCCGGGGAGCGACATAACAACCGCTGCAGCAGTTGTTGTGCAAGACAGTAAGGGCCAGATTGTGTCGGTATCGACCAGCAGCAGGGAAAACGCCGGCAATCCCTCAGTGGCGGATCTCAAGTTTATCGTCGTCCCAGCGAAGACAACGCCGCTCGCCGCTTTAGCGTCTCTCTGTGAGACTGGCGCAGATGTGATCCTGGTCACGAAGGAGGCCGACAGCGGTCTAGCCGCGGATATAGTTGGTTTGCTAACACCGGCTATTCTTGCAGACCTCCTTAGAGCAGACGACACCCTTTCGTAA
- a CDS encoding molybdopterin oxidoreductase family protein, producing the protein MNRKTHHRACHLCEAICGLVIETDGADIVSIKGDKSDPLSRGHICPKAIALKDLHTDPDRLRTPIKKVRSENGEDYWEDISWDEALDTTAAQLARVIAEHGVNAVGIYMGNPSVHNYGMMTHQGNLFQHIRSDNRFSATSVDQLPHHLTSLWLYGHKLLIPVPDVDNTDYLLMLGANPLASNGSIWTVPGVKKRLKALTARDGKLVVIDPRRTETAGIASEHQFIRPGTDALFLLALLNTLFSEHLTEPGALAGFTSGLDAVSTAIEVFTPDFAAAHTGIAADTIRRIAREFAAADKAVCYGRMGVSTQAYGALCQWTIQLINIATGNLDRPGGSLFATPAVDTLMTSSPGGHNRHQSRVRNLPEFDRELPAACLAEEITTPGEGQIRALFTGAGNPVLSTPNGQQLDTAMEGLEFMVSLDPYINETTRHADIILPPTSPLEHDHYDISFHLFAVRNTTRHNEPVFDKPEGSLHDWEIFNQLGNRLALLLDKPEQPAMAPHEIIDLGLQVGPHNEKGLSLEKLRQQPSGIDLGPLQSQLPQRLATPQKRICCDTPEAIADLGRLQEDFQKPDSTEFRMIGRRHVRSNNSWMHNYHRLMKGRDRCTLMMHPHDMDRLGIETGARATLSSRVGSVDVTVEGTDEIMPGVVSLPHGFGHDRQGVRMQTAVSHAGVSCNDITDDQYLDQLSGNAAVNGVPVTVCPS; encoded by the coding sequence ATGAATCGTAAAACGCATCACCGTGCGTGTCATCTGTGCGAGGCTATTTGTGGACTCGTGATAGAGACTGACGGCGCCGATATTGTCTCTATCAAGGGCGACAAGTCTGACCCTCTGAGCCGTGGTCATATTTGCCCCAAGGCCATTGCCCTGAAGGATCTGCACACCGATCCAGACCGTCTGCGCACGCCCATAAAAAAAGTACGCAGTGAAAATGGCGAGGATTACTGGGAAGACATTAGCTGGGATGAAGCACTGGACACCACTGCGGCACAATTGGCGCGGGTGATTGCGGAGCACGGGGTAAACGCCGTAGGCATTTACATGGGAAACCCTTCGGTGCACAACTACGGCATGATGACGCACCAAGGCAATCTGTTTCAGCATATTCGCAGCGACAACCGCTTTTCTGCGACCAGCGTCGATCAGCTGCCCCATCACCTCACTTCTTTATGGCTTTACGGGCACAAGCTACTCATTCCTGTGCCCGATGTGGATAACACTGACTACCTGTTGATGCTCGGGGCTAACCCATTGGCCTCCAATGGGAGTATCTGGACAGTACCGGGTGTTAAAAAACGTCTTAAAGCTTTGACTGCGCGTGATGGCAAACTGGTCGTTATAGACCCGCGCAGAACCGAGACAGCTGGCATCGCGAGTGAGCATCAATTTATCCGGCCGGGTACAGATGCATTATTTTTACTTGCCTTACTTAACACGCTTTTTAGCGAACACCTTACAGAGCCCGGTGCCTTGGCTGGATTTACCAGCGGATTGGATGCTGTATCTACTGCCATCGAGGTCTTTACGCCCGACTTTGCAGCTGCCCATACAGGTATCGCCGCCGACACCATACGCCGTATTGCCAGGGAGTTTGCCGCCGCTGACAAGGCCGTGTGTTATGGCCGCATGGGGGTTTCGACCCAGGCTTACGGCGCGCTATGTCAGTGGACGATTCAACTGATCAACATCGCGACTGGGAATCTGGACAGGCCCGGAGGCAGTCTGTTCGCCACGCCGGCTGTAGATACGCTGATGACGAGTAGCCCGGGGGGCCACAACCGACATCAAAGTCGCGTGCGTAATCTGCCAGAGTTTGATCGGGAGCTGCCTGCCGCGTGTCTGGCCGAAGAAATCACTACGCCCGGAGAGGGTCAGATTCGTGCGTTGTTCACCGGTGCGGGCAATCCGGTGCTGTCCACTCCCAACGGGCAACAGCTCGATACTGCCATGGAGGGACTGGAATTCATGGTTTCACTGGATCCCTACATCAACGAAACTACCAGGCACGCCGATATTATTTTGCCGCCCACTTCGCCGTTGGAGCACGACCATTACGATATAAGCTTTCACCTGTTTGCGGTGCGCAATACGACGCGCCACAACGAGCCAGTCTTTGATAAACCGGAGGGCAGCCTGCACGATTGGGAAATTTTCAACCAGCTGGGTAATCGTCTCGCGCTACTGCTGGACAAGCCAGAGCAGCCAGCCATGGCGCCCCATGAAATTATTGATCTTGGTCTACAGGTTGGCCCGCACAATGAAAAGGGGCTTTCTTTAGAGAAACTACGCCAGCAGCCCTCGGGCATTGACCTGGGTCCACTCCAGTCACAGCTACCCCAACGACTGGCAACGCCACAGAAGAGAATTTGTTGTGACACTCCAGAGGCAATAGCCGATCTCGGCAGACTGCAAGAGGACTTTCAGAAGCCAGACTCCACCGAATTTCGAATGATAGGCCGTCGCCATGTGCGCTCCAACAATTCCTGGATGCATAACTATCATCGCTTGATGAAAGGTCGCGATCGTTGCACATTAATGATGCATCCACACGACATGGACAGACTGGGTATAGAAACTGGCGCAAGGGCGACACTGTCCTCCAGAGTGGGGTCGGTTGACGTTACGGTGGAGGGCACAGACGAGATAATGCCTGGTGTAGTCAGCTTGCCTCATGGGTTCGGTCACGACAGGCAGGGTGTTCGGATGCAGACGGCTGTTAGCCACGCGGGCGTGAGCTGCAACGACATTACCGATGATCAGTACCTGGATCAACTTTCTGGAAACGCCGCAGTTAACGGCGTGCCTGTCACTGTGTGTCCTTCTTGA